The DNA region CGGCGCGCATTCCGTTCGACCGCAGAGCTGCCAGCGTCTGACGTACGTTCGAGCACTCGGAATGCACGATCAACATCGTGCCACCCTCGTCGAGCAACAGGGGCGCGGCCGCGCACATCGGGTCGAGCACCAGTCGACCGTCGGTGCCGGCGTTCCAGGCCTGCGCCGGCCCGGCCGTGGGCGGGATCTCGGCGGTGTCGTCGACGGGCGGATGGGGCACATAGGGCGGATTGGCCAGTACCACGTCGTAAGGACCGAATTCCACAGCGCGGGCCCATGATCCGCGGTGTACCGACACCTCGGCACCCGCCGCCGACGCCTTGGCCCTGGCATGGTGGACCGCCCGCGGACAGATGTCGAAGGCCGTCACCTGCG from Mycobacterium sp. SMC-4 includes:
- a CDS encoding HemK2/MTQ2 family protein methyltransferase produces the protein MTTAYTDFDAVATPVDVYPPQEDSFLLVDVMRSTGLVAGARVADLCTGSGVVAVEAATAGASQVTAFDICPRAVHHARAKASAAGAEVSVHRGSWARAVEFGPYDVVLANPPYVPHPPVDDTAEIPPTAGPAQAWNAGTDGRLVLDPMCAAAPLLLDEGGTMLIVHSECSNVRQTLAALRSNGMRAEVVAQQVIPLGPVMSARAQWLAAAGLLAPGARCERIVVIRADAP